The following proteins are co-located in the Candidatus Zixiibacteriota bacterium genome:
- a CDS encoding glycosyltransferase family 4 protein has translation MKILIVTQHFPPEKGAVRRLYEFARYFVENGHDVSVMTATPNYPDGIVPPAYRGKFFCAEEMDGIKVYRSWVLPASNSQPTKRMVGFITFLVTTLINAFRVKTKFDLILASTPPVTTPVIGWLLSKIRRCNFVIEVRDLQPESGEEFGNLNQSLFTRIVRRIIHALYRRADRIVSVTDGISSYMEMIGIPRARMATIKSGVGREFIHSDSNGIRRKFGWDEKFLILYSGTLGWVRPLETVIEAARQLVDQPDIHFAFLGDGQRKNALVDMVRDYGLKNVSVIGTQPLEDIPYFLKSADVLLECLKEVRVAKMAFPSKMFEYMASGRPIVFGSRQGEAIDELKIAGGALTYPSDSPEELSKLILNLRENREDREKLGQRYREHIIAHHQREAWGRQYLTFLKDV, from the coding sequence ATGAAAATTCTGATTGTGACTCAACATTTTCCGCCTGAAAAAGGGGCGGTCCGGCGTCTATATGAGTTTGCCCGGTACTTCGTCGAAAATGGACACGATGTATCGGTGATGACGGCAACGCCCAACTATCCGGACGGGATCGTGCCGCCGGCCTACCGAGGCAAGTTCTTCTGCGCCGAAGAGATGGACGGAATCAAAGTCTACCGAAGCTGGGTCTTGCCTGCCTCAAACTCTCAGCCAACCAAGAGAATGGTCGGATTCATCACCTTTTTGGTAACCACTCTGATTAACGCCTTTAGAGTCAAGACAAAATTCGACCTGATTCTGGCCTCCACTCCGCCAGTGACGACACCGGTGATCGGCTGGTTGCTGAGTAAGATCAGACGGTGTAATTTTGTCATCGAAGTACGCGACTTGCAGCCGGAATCCGGCGAGGAGTTCGGAAATCTCAACCAGTCATTGTTCACCCGGATAGTCCGCCGGATTATCCACGCCCTGTACCGCCGGGCTGATCGGATCGTCTCGGTCACCGATGGTATCTCAAGCTACATGGAGATGATCGGCATCCCGCGGGCCCGCATGGCCACCATCAAATCGGGGGTCGGGCGCGAGTTTATCCACTCGGACTCCAATGGTATCCGCAGGAAATTCGGTTGGGATGAGAAATTCCTGATCCTCTATTCCGGTACCCTCGGCTGGGTGCGTCCACTCGAAACCGTGATCGAAGCTGCCCGTCAGTTGGTCGACCAACCGGATATTCACTTTGCGTTTCTCGGCGATGGCCAGAGAAAGAACGCCCTGGTCGACATGGTGCGTGATTACGGCCTCAAGAACGTAAGCGTTATCGGCACTCAGCCGCTTGAGGATATCCCATACTTTCTGAAGTCGGCCGATGTTCTGCTTGAATGTCTCAAGGAAGTTCGCGTGGCCAAGATGGCCTTTCCGTCCAAAATGTTTGAGTACATGGCCTCTGGTCGACCAATCGTGTTTGGTTCGCGGCAGGGTGAGGCGATTGACGAACTCAAAATCGCCGGCGGCGCTCTCACCTATCCATCGGACTCTCCCGAGGAATTGAGTAAGTTGATACTGAACTTGCGCGAGAATCGGGAAGATCGCGAAAAGCTTGGACAGCGGTATCGTGAGCATATTATCGCTCATCATCAGCGGGAAGCCTGGGGTCGACAGTACCTCACTTTCCTGAAAGATGTCTGA
- a CDS encoding cytochrome c family protein, which translates to MRRFFIILTALAVMAFLFAGAVYSEEAAKKADHAYVGAKKCSSKACHKDKHTSWAETAHAGAFDKLSAEEQKKPECIKCHSTGTLADGTLIEGIECEACHGPGKDYKSAKIMSKKKWKADPEAQMKMAVDAGLIVPDEKVCVRCHTKEGNTNFKEFKFAERVKLVHPVKEEKPAEK; encoded by the coding sequence ATGCGTCGATTTTTCATCATCCTTACCGCCCTTGCCGTGATGGCCTTCCTGTTTGCAGGTGCTGTTTACTCCGAGGAAGCGGCTAAGAAGGCCGACCACGCATACGTGGGCGCCAAGAAATGCTCCAGTAAGGCCTGCCATAAGGACAAACACACGTCCTGGGCGGAAACCGCTCACGCCGGAGCTTTTGACAAGCTGTCAGCCGAAGAGCAGAAGAAACCGGAATGTATAAAGTGCCATTCCACCGGCACGTTGGCCGACGGCACATTGATCGAGGGCATCGAGTGCGAAGCCTGTCATGGTCCCGGCAAAGACTATAAGTCGGCCAAGATCATGAGCAAGAAAAAGTGGAAGGCCGATCCTGAAGCTCAGATGAAGATGGCCGTGGATGCCGGTCTGATAGTACCAGATGAAAAGGTCTGCGTCCGCTGTCACACCAAAGAAGGCAACACCAACTTCAAGGAATTCAAGTTTGCCGAGCGTGTGAAGCTCGTTCATCCGGTCAAGGAAGAAAAGCCGGCCGAGAAGTAA